Proteins encoded within one genomic window of Ursus arctos isolate Adak ecotype North America unplaced genomic scaffold, UrsArc2.0 scaffold_9, whole genome shotgun sequence:
- the CUNH4orf19 gene encoding uncharacterized protein C4orf19 homolog, translating into MGCRCCKMIQSYLFDPVQVPSPGYVNEVNSCKVDEGDAGKLKGKQSGQVLVHRNELQSEGLKRTASRGRACEGQEPHRPPPGPPPQGDTVGGHCVGKAGSAINGIGPTLAPLQPTGEHGPHQGDRGSCITTVNSVPPTQPFPEGGGPRQQDSVLPASQETQVVRNGDSRATSRAEGPALQVQDACLQIPPPDYPPFRGSAVDRADREEKDCLSQSQTEEEPLAGIAPGVAEHGLNVPFPLKRSWDSLHEAVATEGVSVHFKEEGAAQAAPVVDSRTGWEEAPGSAGEPGGDAEDEDAAVAEALAALEAATAGEDVDEAE; encoded by the exons ATGGGGTGCAGGTGCTGTAAAATGATACAAAG CTATCTCTTTGATCCGGTTCAGGTGCCCTCCCCTGGCTATGTCAACGAGGTGAACAGCTGCAAGGTGGATGAAGGTGACGCGGGTAAACTGAAAGGCAAACAGAGCGGCCAAGTCCTCGTGCACAGAAATGAGCTGCAGAGCGAGGGCCTGAAGAGGACGGCCAGTAGAGGCAGAGCCTGCGAGGGGCAGGAGCCCCACCGGCCTCCTCCAGGACCGCCCCCTCAGGGGGACACCGTGGGGGGACACTGTGTAGGCAAGGCTGGCAGTGCCATCAACGGCATTGGCCCCACCCTCGCCCCCCTGCAGCCCACTGGGGAGCATGGGCCCCACCAGGGTGACAGGGGCTCCTGCATCACTACCGTGAACAGCGTCCCCCCAACTCAACCCTTCCCGGAAGGAGGGGGCCCCAGACAACAGGACAGTGTGCTGCCGGCCTCGCAAGAGACCCAGGTCGTCCGAAATGGGGACTCCAGAGCTACTTCCAGGGCAGAAGGTCCTGCCTTGCAAGTACAAGACGCCTGCCTCCAGATACCGCCCCCAGATTACCCTCCCTTTCGGGGCTCAGCTGTAGACAGAGCTGATCGGGAAGAAAAGGACTGTCTTTCCCAGAGCCAGACTGAGGAGGAGCCCCTGGCGGGAATTGCCCCCGGGGTGGCGGAGCACGGTTTGAATGTGCCCTTCCCCTTGAAGAGAAGCTGGGATTCGTTACATGAGGCCGTGGCCACAGAGGGCGTAAGTGTCCACTTTAAAGAAGAGGGTGCTGCCCAGGCCGCGCCCGTGGTCGATTCGAGAACCGGGTGGGAGGAGGCACCTGGCTCCGCGGGAGAGCCGGGTGGGGACGCTGAGGACGAGGATGCGGCCGTGGCCGAAGCCCTTGCGGCCCTAGAAGCAGCTACCGCTGGAGAAGACGTGGATGAGGCAGAGTAG